One genomic window of Caenorhabditis elegans chromosome I includes the following:
- the Y53C10A.15 gene encoding Major sperm protein (Confirmed by transcript evidence) — translation MVKLYIIIAFIIVSISTSSPKPTKCGTIDDDKSKIPNLLMEPSKYFVFNGPFDKLSMDYFILRHPEFQRIAYNVTLKQSKDSKIFLRDPNGIIEENATEKLVHIGFEPFNYTENNKEFSKDKIRIQWMNVPKDASPDSIESCLDTWFLVGAERHTLKIKYNS, via the exons ATGGTCAAACTTTACATTATAATTGCTTTCATTATTGTTTCGATTTCTACCAGTTCACCTAAACCTACCAAATGCGGAACAATTGACGAcgacaaatcaaaaattccaaatttgttGATGGAACCGAGTAAATATTTCGTTTTCAATGGTCCATTTGATAAGTTATCTATGGATTATTTCATACTCCGACATCCAGAATTTCAACGAATTGCTTATAATGTCACATTGAAGCAGTCAAAAGattcgaagatttttttgagagatCCCAATggaattattgaagaaaatgcTACCGAAAAACTTGTTCACATTGGATTTGAGCCGTTTAATTATACGGAAAATAACAag gAGTTTTCGAAAGATAAAATTCGAATCCAATGGATGAATGTTCCAAAGGACGCTTCTCCGGATTCAATTGAAAGTTGCTTAGACACGTGGTTTTTGGTTGGAGCGGAACGTCAcacactaaaaataaaatataattcgTGA